The genome window TTTTATGTCACGGATACCGAAGCGGGTCGTAACTTCATCTTTTAATTCACTGCCAACAAACCATTGTGAAACGGCTTTGTACAGATAAGGTGTTTCAGGGCTCCATAATTTTGGATTTTCGACCTTGATGTTTTGGTCAAATTCAGTTCCAAAAGGAGTCACAGCTTTATCTGAACTTACTTTTTGACCATTGGCATCAAAAATAGTGGTAACCAGATAGCCATTATCCCCAGAAGCCTTAGTTTTTATATTTACTTTGGCTTCTTCTTTACTGATAAACGGTGTCGTGACAGAAGTTCCCCACTGGTCGATGCTTTCCTTGTTTTTTATAATAAGGCTTACTTTTCTGTACAGACCTGCTCCTGGATACCAGCGTGAAGCAAATTCTTTATTGGTTAGTTTTACTGCCAAAATATTCTCGCCAGCCGTAATAAAATCAGTTATGTCAAAATAAAAATAGCTGTAACCATACGCCCATTCGCCTACTTTTTTTCCGTTTAGGTAAATCTGTGGTTCACTCATGGCACCTTCGAAAAGCAAAATCACTTTTTTACTTTTTTCTGCAGCTGAAATTGTAAATTTATTTCGATACCAAGCAGATCCTACATGAGGTAAAGCAGCGGTTCTTCCTGTTTTTTCAGAAGCTGTTTTTTCTCCGTTTTGAACAATTGCAACGCTCTGTTTGTCTATTTCTTTATCAAAAGGACCGTAAATTGCCCAATCATGCGGGACAGTTACTGTTTCCCATTTTGAATCATTGAAATTGTTTTGAAAAGCATTCTCAAAATCCCCTTTTTGAAATTTCCAGTTGTTATCCAATTCTCTTACGGTACGTACCTGAGAAAAGGAAATTTGTGTAATTGTTAAAAATACAATTAGAATATTTATCAATTTATTCATTATCAGTCTGTCTAATTATTTAATAGTATGATGGAAAAAGAGCAGGTAAATTTTTTACTCCCATCGGCATCATAAAATTGATTTTCTGTGACTTCCATTTGTGGTAATCAGCCAGAATTATTACTGAAGCCATAAACTTCTTCATACTCTTTTAATTTAAGCTGAAAACCTGAAAAACAGGTAATGCTTTATTTGTAAAATCATATAATGCCTGATTTTCAAATGTTGAACCATCGGTTGCTTGGTTTCCTTTGAACGAAACCCATTCTCCTCCCCAGTAAGCGAATCCTATACCGGAATTAGAAGTTTTTACAATATCTTTAATGGCTAATATAAAACTTTTTTGCCCCTCAGGAGTTGCTGGATAACCAGGAACTAATTGATTGGCCAGGCCCACAATATTATTTGTCCAGTCATTATATTCTAATGTAAAAGGATAAGCTGTTTCGGCTATAAGTACTTTTTTATTGAACTTAGTTCCTAGATTATTAATAGTACTTTTTACAACTGCCAAATCTGTACCATGCCAAACAGGATAATAAGAAAGTCCTATATAATCATAGTCAACGGATTTTACTTTATTAAAAAACCAATCCGTGTCAGAAGCTTTTACTCCTGCATAATGAATCATGATTTTAGTTTTTGGTGCTTTACTGCGAACAGCTGCACTAGCGGTTTTTAACAAATCAATACATTGAGCTTCATTATTAATCAAATGTCCTTGTGGCCATAACAATCCAATGTTAATTTCATTCCCAATTTGAATAATATCAGGATTAATTTCTGTGATTATTGTCGATGTGTAGTTAGCTACTGCTGTTTTCAAATCTGCAAAAGACAAGTTTTTCCATTCTGCCGGAATAGTTTGTGTTCCCGGATCCGCCCAGGAATCTGAGTAATGAACCGTAATCCAAACTTTTAAACCTGCTTGTTTCACACGAGCTGCCAAAGCTTTTACTTCGGTTAATCCTGAATAACCTCCAGCTGGATTTTTCCATAAACGGATTCGGATAGTATTACAGCCTGCATTTTTTAAAGTTGTAAGCATATTTTCAGCTTTTCCATTATTGGTAAAAACAGTTCCTGCAGCTTCAATTTGAGGAAGGGAAGAAATATCAGCTGCTCTAATAAAATCGTCAGTTACAGCTGGTGGATCTACAACGGGCGTTTCTGGAGAATCGCTGCTTGAGCAAGCAAATTGAATACTTAATAAAGCAGAAAGTGATAATAAGGTTATGATTCTTTTCATGTGTTGTTTACTGTTTTTATGTAATGAGCATAACCGCAATTGGTGTTTTTAAACAGCCTGCTGTTATGCTCATTTCATAATATTATTAAGTTTACTCTAGGGTAATTGTTTTAGCAGCAGCGTTAATTGTTAATTTATAGGTACCAGGTGTTCCAACAAATTTAAAATTAGCATCTCCGCTTCCGTCGCTTACTAAATTTGCGTTGATTTTGTAACCCGCA of Flavobacterium marginilacus contains these proteins:
- a CDS encoding glycoside hydrolase family 53 protein, with protein sequence MKRIITLLSLSALLSIQFACSSSDSPETPVVDPPAVTDDFIRAADISSLPQIEAAGTVFTNNGKAENMLTTLKNAGCNTIRIRLWKNPAGGYSGLTEVKALAARVKQAGLKVWITVHYSDSWADPGTQTIPAEWKNLSFADLKTAVANYTSTIITEINPDIIQIGNEINIGLLWPQGHLINNEAQCIDLLKTASAAVRSKAPKTKIMIHYAGVKASDTDWFFNKVKSVDYDYIGLSYYPVWHGTDLAVVKSTINNLGTKFNKKVLIAETAYPFTLEYNDWTNNIVGLANQLVPGYPATPEGQKSFILAIKDIVKTSNSGIGFAYWGGEWVSFKGNQATDGSTFENQALYDFTNKALPVFQVFSLN